One part of the Mya arenaria isolate MELC-2E11 chromosome 3, ASM2691426v1 genome encodes these proteins:
- the LOC128226230 gene encoding piggyBac transposable element-derived protein 4-like yields MTMHTNLYAAQFLAEHPGFGQYSRFRKWRETNTAEMKAFVALQRAMGINNKPELEDYWGKYWLTRNLFCDVMSRNRFEQLCGFKHFNDNTTRLQRGQDGYDPLHKVRPVLEIVDPIYPSVYNPGKELALDESMIKYKDRIFFRQYMPTKPTKLGIKTFALCESDTGYGLQFVVYTGRATFPVDQSSPLSMTEQVAVDITKDYVNKGHVLFMDNFIRHHNCSWH; encoded by the coding sequence ATGACAATGCACACGAACCTCTATGCAGCACAATTTCTTGCGGAACATCCAGGGTTCGGACAGTATTCTCGGTTTAGAAAATGGCGTGAAACAAATACAGCAGAAATGAAAGCTTTTGTAGCATTACAAAGAGCCATGGGAATAAACAATAAACCAGAACTTGAAGACTACTGGGGCAAATACTGGCTGACAAGAAACCTGTTCTGTGATGTAATGTCCAGAAATAGATTTGAACAGTTGTGTGGGTTCAAGCACTTCAATGACAATACAACTCGCCTACAAAGGGGACAGGATGGTTACGATCCGTTGCACAAAGTAAGGCCAGTCCTGGAAATTGTGGATCCTATATATCCATCAGTTTACAATCCTGGCAAGGAGCTGGCCCTGGATGAATCAATGATCAAATACAAGGACCGAATTTTCTTTAGACAATACATGCCCACTAAGCCGACAAAATTGGGTATAAAGACATTTGCTCTTTGCGAGAGTGACACCGGCTATGGGTTACAATTTGTTGTCTATACAGGAAGAGCAACATTCCCTGTCGACCAATCTTCACCTCTCTCAATGACTGAGCAAGTTGCCGTAGACATAACCAAGGATTACGTGAACAAAGGACATGTGTTGTTCATGGACAATTTTATACGTCACCACAACTGTTCATGGCATTGA